TTGAACCTCAGCCTCGGCGCGGAGTAGGCGACCACCGCGAACACGCTCACGGCGAGCACCGCCGTCGAGAGGGGCGAACCGAGCACCACGAGGGCTGCCACGAACGGCACCGAGGAGCCCACGGCCGCGAGCACGGTCGTGCGGTGCAGTGAGCGCTCGAGCACCACGCCGTGCACCCCGCCCTTGCGCGGGTTGTGGATGTCGGAGTCGTAGTCCCAGACGTCGTTGAGCCCGTACATCAGCAGGTTGTAGGGCACGAGGAAGAACACCGTGCCCAGCACCACCGTCAGGGCAGGGACGTCGCCGGCGAGCAGGCATGCCACCAGGAACGGGTAGGCGGTGTTGATCCAGCTGATCGGCCGGGACGAGGCGAGCACATGCCGCCACGGGACCACGGGGCCCGTCATTCGGCCGCCTCCGGTGCCTGGTCCGGCGGTGACCGGCGCGCGAGACGTCCGGTCAGTGACCACAGCGCCGGCACCAGCAGCGCGGCCACCAGTGGCCAGGCGAAGTCCTCGATCGGCGCCAGGCCGACGCTCACCCCGACCGTGTGCTGGTCGGCGTACCCGAACAGGTCGGCCGCGATCATCACGTTGTCGAACACGGCCGTCAGCACCACCAGCACCAGCGCCAGTAGCGCGATCCGCCGCCACGGCCCCCGGTAGGTGAGCACGGCCAGCACGGTCGCGGCGGCGAGCACGATCAGGGCCAGGGTCAGGTAGGTCATGGCGCGTCCTCCGAGCGTCGCATCCTGCCCAGCAACCGGAACACGATGAGGCTGAGGTAGCACAGGAACGTGATGAACACGAGCTCCTCCACCGGGAGCTCGGGCGCCACCTCGATCCCGGTCATCGCCGGGCTCTGGCCGCGGTGGTAGAAGCCGGCGCCGATCGCCACCAGGTCCCAGATGAGGAACACCACCCCAGCGCCGAGCACGGTGACCACGGCCCGCACCGGTGCGTACCAGAACGCCAGCCGCCAGCGCGCATCCATCACCACCAGGCACGCGAGCGGGACGAGCAGGCAGATCAGATAGATCCACGAGGTCATCGGCGCACCGGCTCCTCGTGCGGCTGCAACGGTTCAGCCAGCGGCCCGAGGCTCGTGTCACCACGCAGGCGCTTGAGCACCAGCTCGGCGCTGATCAGACACATCGGAAGACCCACGCCCGGAATCGTGCCAGACCCGGCGTACAGCAGCCCCTCGACACGGCGGGAGGCGTTGCGGGCGCGGAACATCGCGCTCTGACGCAGGGTGTGCGCCGGCCCCAGCATCGTCCCGCGCCAGGCGTTCAGATCGGAGGCGAAGTCCGCCGGGCCCACCGTCCGGCGCAGCACGACGCGCTCGCGGAGATCCTCCACCCCGGCCCGCTCACCGATCTCATCGAGCATCCGGTCCACCAGCTCCTCGACGGCGGGCGAGCCCTGGCCGTCGAGGCCGCCGTGGCCGATGGCCGGGTCCGCGCCGACCGGGATCAGCAGGAACAGGTTCTCGTCCCCGGCCGGTGCGACGTCGGGGTCGGTGGCCGAGGGGCGGCAGACGTAGGCCGAGGGGGTGCCCGGGATGCGGCCGGCGTCGATGTCGGCGAATGTGGTCGTCCAGTCCGCGGCGAAGAACAGCGAGTGGTGGGACAGCTCGGGCAGCTCGCCCCGGATCCCGAGGTAGGCCAGCACGGCGCCCGGGCCCGGGTCCCGCTTGCGCCACCACGCCTCCGGGTAGGTCTGCAGCCGCGGCGGCAGCAGGCGGGTCTCCACGTGGTGCAGGTCCGTGGCCCCCACGACGACGTCCGCCTCCAGGTGACGGCGCAGCCCGCGGCTGACGTAGTCCACGCCCGTGACGCGGGCGCGTGGGCCCAGGTGGCCCTGCCGACCCTTCCCACGCTGCCGGGCGGTGGTGGTGATCGCCGTCGCCTCCGCACCCAGGTGGATCGTCACGCCCTGGTCGATGGCCAGCTCGGCGACCACCTCGATCAGCCGCGCGAAGCCGCCCATCGGGTACTGCACGCCACCGGTGAGGTCCAGCGCGCTCATGAGGTGGTACATGCTCGGCGCCTTGCCGGGGGAGGTGCCGAGGAATACGGCGGGGTAGCCGAGGATCTGGCGTAGGGCGGTGTCGGAGAACCGGCCCGCGACCATCGACTCCAGCGACTGCAGCAGCAGCGGCGCCAGCCGGGGGAGCAGGCGCACCAGGTCCGGCGTGAGCAGGCTGCGCAGGTGCGCGAAGGTCGTGTAGAGGAACTTCTCCCGGGCCATTCTCTCGGTCACCGCGGCGGAGGAGAGGTGGGCGCGCAGCCGCTCGCCGGCTCCGGCCTCCCGGGCCTCGAACAGGGCGATATTGGCCTCGGTGTCCGCGGTGATCTCGACCGGCGCCGGATCGCCCTCCGCGAAGACCCGGTAGGCGGGGTCGAGCGTGCGCAGGTCCAGCTCGGCGTCGATGTCACGTCCGAGGAGGGAGAAGAAGTGCTCGAAGACCTCCGGCATCAGGTACCAGGAGGGCCCGGTGTCGAACCGGAAGCCGTCGCGTTCCCAGGAGCCGGCCCGCCCGCCGAGACTCTCCTGACGCTCGAGCAGGTGGACCTCGTGCCCGTCCGCCGCGAGCAGCGCCGCGGTGGCCAGGCCCGCGATGCCGCCGCCCACGATCGCGACCACCTGGGGCGCGCTCATCGGCGTGCT
Above is a window of Ruania suaedae DNA encoding:
- the crtI gene encoding phytoene desaturase family protein yields the protein MSAPQVVAIVGGGIAGLATAALLAADGHEVHLLERQESLGGRAGSWERDGFRFDTGPSWYLMPEVFEHFFSLLGRDIDAELDLRTLDPAYRVFAEGDPAPVEITADTEANIALFEAREAGAGERLRAHLSSAAVTERMAREKFLYTTFAHLRSLLTPDLVRLLPRLAPLLLQSLESMVAGRFSDTALRQILGYPAVFLGTSPGKAPSMYHLMSALDLTGGVQYPMGGFARLIEVVAELAIDQGVTIHLGAEATAITTTARQRGKGRQGHLGPRARVTGVDYVSRGLRRHLEADVVVGATDLHHVETRLLPPRLQTYPEAWWRKRDPGPGAVLAYLGIRGELPELSHHSLFFAADWTTTFADIDAGRIPGTPSAYVCRPSATDPDVAPAGDENLFLLIPVGADPAIGHGGLDGQGSPAVEELVDRMLDEIGERAGVEDLRERVVLRRTVGPADFASDLNAWRGTMLGPAHTLRQSAMFRARNASRRVEGLLYAGSGTIPGVGLPMCLISAELVLKRLRGDTSLGPLAEPLQPHEEPVRR
- a CDS encoding lycopene cyclase domain-containing protein, which translates into the protein MTYLTLALIVLAAATVLAVLTYRGPWRRIALLALVLVVLTAVFDNVMIAADLFGYADQHTVGVSVGLAPIEDFAWPLVAALLVPALWSLTGRLARRSPPDQAPEAAE
- a CDS encoding lycopene cyclase domain-containing protein, translating into MTSWIYLICLLVPLACLVVMDARWRLAFWYAPVRAVVTVLGAGVVFLIWDLVAIGAGFYHRGQSPAMTGIEVAPELPVEELVFITFLCYLSLIVFRLLGRMRRSEDAP